From the genome of Nicotiana tabacum cultivar K326 chromosome 17, ASM71507v2, whole genome shotgun sequence:
CTTAGTTCCCTAGAATTAGCTTAGGGGTATTTGGGTCATGTGTAGTCAAGTACCCAATCTAGTATAAATAGCCCTTAAGGCTTTCATTTTAGGGGGACTAATTTTGAAGAATGATGAAGACTCTTTTGAGAGGTGTAATGGTGGTTTGTCATTGTTGATGACAACTTATTCAAGGTGTGTTCTTCAAGTGTAATCACACTTCCACTTGAAGGTATTCCTATAGTTCAGGTTCACTTTGTTATGTAATTGTTGGGTGATTAATCTTTATCAATTGTTTTTCAATTACTACTTTGTTGGGTCTATTCTCAAATTCTATCCTTTATCTTTAATTTCTTGTCTTCCGCTTTTAGATTCGTATCAGTATTAGAGCAGATTTAGGGTCTGACAAGCAAGATCATGATAATTTCTCGTAGATTGATGTTAGGGTTTTCCAATCAAGCAAGCCTTACTTGCATGTCTGGATCTCTGGAGCAATTAATGGGTTACCTTTCATGTTTAAGGTTTTAAGCCTTAAACTCTCACTAATTGCTCTCATTCACCTTTGGTTCTTGCAGTTCCTCATTGTGTACTTCTCTGCCTAATCAGCAGGTAAATCTTTAAAAGTCCTCTGATCCTGATTTATATATACACACCAAATTATCCTGGAACATGGTAGTAGGTCGTCTCTTGATGTAAACAAGTTTGGTGGTGTGaagagtcccacatcggtggtGAAGGGGATGGGTGGTCTTCTTAAATGAACTTGGGCAATCCTCATCTCATAAGCTAACTTTTGGGAGTGAGTTAGGCCCAATTCCATTTGCAAGACTCATCCTCAACTCAATATTGGACCCCTGTATTATATGGTCCACGCTCCAGATATACAGTCTTGAGCGTGGGAAAGGGGGGGTTGAAGAGTCACACATAAGTGGTGAAGGGTTTGAGTGGTCTCCTTATATAGACTTAGGCAATCCTCACATCATGCgcgctagcttttggggttgagttaggtcCAATGTCTATTTctttcacatggtatcagagctacgCCCATCCCAATTTATTATTACCCGATGTTGGACCTCATCTTATATTGTCTATGCTCCCGATATCCAGTCCCGGGCGTGGGGGGTGTAAAGAGTCCCACATCGATGGTGAAGGGGATGGGTGTTCTCCTTATATGCACCTGGGTAATCCTcacctcatgagctagcttttgaGGTTAAGTTAGGCTCAAGGTTCATTTCTTTCACAGGTGGAAGGGTGATAAGCCACGTATCTTCTAGAAGAAGCAAAGAAATTTAGGAGAAGAAAATTTGTGGAGCTTTCAATTATTAGAAGTTATCTGTTTAGCagttttattattgttattagaAGTTATTTATCCTTATCCTAATAGGTTATGTAGTAGTTATGACCAGCCTATTATATAAGTAATAGATGATGTAATGTGTAGGTATCATTTTCAGAACTAAACTATTTTATTCATGAGCATTGTCCTCTCCATACGGACAACTTTATTGGTGTAGTTGTGTTTAAGATTCTTGCACAAACTATTGCCAATAATATTAACTTCTTTgttctatttcttcaattatctACTTCTGGTTACtatcaatttggtatcagagcagtaagATCTGCCATTCCGACTCTTCCTGCAGTGAACCCACCATTCCGACTCTTGACCCGATTTCCCAACAATTGACGACTATAGTAGCGAAATTGGACGCCATAGATGCTTTAGCCGCTGATGTGGCTGCATTAAAAGCACAGCATAGTGGAGATCATAACAATAAAGGGAAAGCTAAAGCCATACCAGAAGAGGGTGAGGTTAACAGCACTTGGCATCGAGAAACTTTCCGGCGCTCACAGACAGAGATGGAATTTCCAAAGTATGAGGGAGGCGATCCTAGAGGCTGGATTTTAAAAGCAGAGAAGTATTTCCAGTACTATCAAACTTATGAGGAATACAAGGTTGATGTGGCTTCGATGTACTTGGAACTTGGAAGGAGATGTATTGGATCTTTTCGCTTGGATCAACAGTGAGCGAACCATTTACTATCGGGACAAATTGGTGAAAGTACTGCAAGAAAATTACGGACCTGCTGAGTTTCAAAATCCTGATGAACATCTCTGTGATATCCAACAAACTGGAATAGTGTTTGAGTATAGGCAAGAATTTGCAAAACGAGCAGCGCGTGTGCAAAATTGGCCAGAACACTGTTTGCTTGGAGTTTTCCATAGTGGGCTGAAAGAAGACCTTCGCATGGACATTAGGATTCACAAACCTCGATCTGTGTACAAGGCAATGAGCCTGGCTTCAGAATATGAAGGAAAACAGTGACCTAATCGGTCTAGTAAGGCAGCCACTTTGCCTTCTGTATTACGACCTCCTTCAGTTGGGACATCATCTCCAACGGCTAGAGAATCCTTCGATTTTCTGTCATCCCGCCAACCAGTTACACGTCCTTTTCAACCACCATCACTTCCAAACACTCGCCAGTTGACTCCTGAACAACAAATTCGGCGAGACAAAGGCCTTTACTATCATTGGGGAGAAAAGTTTAGCCCTGGTCATCGCTGCAAACCTGGGACTTTTACTCATCTGGAGTTGATGCAAGAAGAGAACGACACACAAATTGTGAAAGATAACAACAAAAATGACATGTTTCCTACTGATGTGGGCACAATTTCTCAAACTTCGCCTTGAGGACAAGTCGTCTTTCCAGGAGGGGTGTACTAATAAGCCACGTATCTTCCAGAGGAAACAAAGAAATTTAGGAGAAGATAATTCCTGGAGCTTTCAGTTATTAGAAGTTATTTGTTTAACAGTTTTATTATGGTTATTAGAAGTTATTTATCCTTATCCTAATAGGTTATGCAGTAGTTATGACCAGCCTATTATATAAGTAATAGATAGTGTAATGTGTAGGTATCATTATCAGAACTAAACTATTTTATTCTGGAGCATTGTCTTCTCCATACGGACAACTTTATTGGTGTAGTTGTGTTTAAAATTCTTGCACAAACTATTGCCAATAATATTAACTTCTTTgttctatttcttcaattatctACTTCTGGTTACTATCAAAAGGGGAAAGTCATTCTTATTGCACTGCTTGCTAAGATTAAGTTGGTTATGCAAACGTCAATTATCCCAACCACGTGGTGACTCACTTCTCCTCACGTAGTTGGAGAGGTGACCGAAACCACGCAGCGATTCACTTCTACTTAGATCATCAGAGAGGTGCAATGACATGATATTTTTCATCTAtgcaaaatataattaaaaagcaATTCAAATTGCTGCTCATGTAAGGCAGAAAATAGCAACAGGAGCAACCCTCCCTGTTTACCTGCCTCTCTCTCCTCCCACCCCCCACCCTCCCTCCCCCccaaaaaaggggggggggggagttctacaatttcagtttcttttcaaTGTTTAAATCGTTAGACCATTTTGAATCCATCTTATCTTAGTCCATTTGACTTCTAATCACCAAGTCATATTAACAAGAAAGCAAACATGAGTAGGCAAAAACAATTTGGAGAAGTACATATTTTCTCGGTGTACCTTCTTAATATGTTTTTTTGGCTTCTAATTGAATCATGCAATTCATGAATTGTATGTCTATCCGTCTTAAAATAAAATCCAGAACTTGGATGAAAAAATAAGGAGTTATATAGCACCTCACTCTTACACACATTTAAGCGTCAACCTATGAAATACGAATCCTGTTGAATCATCCTTGAGTGCATTTACACAACCAATCTATCAATTACACCGAAATCCTAAACTAGTTGGGATCAACTATAAGACACCGAAATCCTAAACTAGTTGGGATCAACTATAAGAATCCTCTACATCCATTCAGCTCCATTCGGTTTATTCCAATATTAAATAATGTACTTTAACGCAAACTAGAGATTATCTGAAACTAAAGATTCTACAAAATTCACCTAGTTTTCTACACTGCACATAAACCTCCAACAAAACTGAAAACAGTCTGGAAAACACGTGACCAAATGTAAGTGTAGAAACAACAACAATGCCTTAATTCAAACTAATTGGTATTGCCTATATGGATCATTTGCTTCTGTTGTTATGCTCTTGGTTAAGTCCGCATGGATTAGAGATAATAAGTCTTTTAAAAGAACTTCTCTCCATATGATTTTATATCTACCTCGTTCAATTTTAGCATTTTCAATCATCATATATTGCATCTATGGACCAATATATTTGGATACATTCTGTCCGAAATCATTCTTAACCTTATCTAAtcttgtaaaaataaaatttcatctTAATACTCACATCTATACAACACTTGTGATATCTTGGGGCTTAGAGGCCCATATTCATTCCCAGACAATATTGGAAACATTGCTCCACACCCATCATATGGAACTTATCTTCCACTTTGATAGGTATTTTTCTATCGCATATCACTCCCATAGCTCTCTTGCATTTCAGCCATCCTATTTCAATTTTATGTGTTACATTTCCATTTATGGTGTCATTCTCTTAGAAGTTTGTACCAAGATATTTGAATTATCTCCATTTCAGCACCATAATTTTACTTGATCTCACTTCAACTTCATTCTTCTTAAAGAGGCTAAACTTACCATGAATAAATTTTGTCCTACTTCTATTTATCCTAATATCCTCAATCTCTAAAGTACTTCTCCATACTTCCAACATTCGAGTGCATTTTCATGGAGTCTGAACTTTAAATTTTAACTTTGACATCCTTGCGAGCTGATCTAAGAGCTCAATGCCTCCAATATGATAGTTACTCTAACAGTTATATTAAGTTAGTATTGTTATCTTTAAACCCTGATGGTACATACCGACTCTCAATTAACAGGAATTTAACATCTTTTCTTTATGTTCATATTCTGGCATCGTTTTCAATTTCACTTTCCAACAGAGAAAATTAGGCTGCATGTTATGGGACAATGCCTTATGAAAGAAACCGAAAGGAAGGAAATAATGGAACTTCAATAGCTGAGAGAAATAGTCAGGTAGGTGGTACAGAGTGGACGTAGGTCAAAGGTCAACTTTAGAAATTTATGGTTCACTCGTTCCTACTTCTTAAAAGTTAACTCTCTCTTATTCTAAATTCCAAACCGAGAACAATGCTTTCGTTTCACAACGAGCCCACTCGAGTGCTGTGATCAACAATTAAAAGTCAAACCCAATTAACAAATCTTCAAGTCCCACGAGTAAGAGCTATTAAAATGTTGGAAAGAATGATTAAGGTAATATAAAGCCTGCAAGAAGAGTACCTTCTTTGTTGGTAGCTCGTAATTAATCAAGACACGAGCATTGACAGGTGATTCGCCAGAGTTAACAAGGGGAAGGCAAGCATCGGTGACAACTATCAAATTAGATTTCTCCTCTTCTTTCTCCGTTTCCCCTGCATCTCCATGTTCAGTTGTAGCCTGCTTGTTCCACCTCATTGTAGCCTGTCTAAACCTAGCTAAAACCCTTGCACGTTCCGCTTCAGCAAGATCACTGTACTGCAATTTTCACAATTTACATTCAATCAATCAAATAACcctcaatcccaaacaagttgggaaACTCTATATCAATTCCCCTCTGTTAAGACTAATTTCATTGAAAAGGCATGTTTATCATAGAATTAATCAATCAGTAACCATTTTAACGaattaattttaaaagcaaatggAAAAGTTTGCATTGAAGAGGAAAAAGGTGTGCTGAGAGATATAACCAGAGCGGCAATAGTAGTATGTGAAAGAGTGGAAAGGGCGGAGCAGACAGCGTCGAGCTCGTCACGAGTGCTGCAGCTAACTACAATAGGTAAACACCGAAGCCGGCCAGCCATCCCCAACAGATCCACCAAAGTCTcctattttatttcatttcatcTCAATAAGATT
Proteins encoded in this window:
- the LOC107766667 gene encoding ATP-dependent RNA helicase FAL1, giving the protein MDPNEAPLSTSPSNFNFSQQRHFYLAVDRFQFKMETLVDLLGMAGRLRCLPIVVSCSTRDELDAVCSALSTLSHTTIAALYSDLAEAERARVLARFRQATMRWNKQATTEHGDAGETEKEEEKSNLIVVTDACLPLVNSGESPVNARVLINYELPTKKETYMRRMATCLAADGIVINMVVGGEVVTLKSIEENSGLLIAEMPINIFEML